A DNA window from Paenibacillus sp. HWE-109 contains the following coding sequences:
- a CDS encoding dihydrofolate reductase, with amino-acid sequence MSISFIFAMDRNRAIGLNNQLPWHLPADLKFFKAVTLGHPILMGRKTYESIGKPLPGRRNIILTQNPEFQAEGCEVVHSVQEAVEAFRDQELFVIGGAEIFRLFAAEVNRMYITFIEHEFEADTFINELDLSDWNLQSSEQGERNEKNPYEYYFRIYDKK; translated from the coding sequence TTGAGCATTTCGTTTATTTTTGCAATGGACCGCAACCGGGCGATTGGGTTGAATAATCAATTGCCGTGGCATTTGCCAGCGGATCTAAAGTTTTTCAAGGCTGTGACCTTGGGGCATCCCATTCTCATGGGGCGCAAAACCTACGAATCCATCGGAAAGCCCCTGCCCGGCAGACGCAACATCATTCTCACTCAGAACCCTGAGTTCCAGGCGGAAGGCTGCGAGGTTGTTCATTCCGTTCAGGAAGCCGTGGAAGCTTTCCGCGACCAAGAATTATTCGTCATCGGCGGAGCGGAAATTTTCCGCTTATTCGCTGCCGAAGTCAATCGAATGTACATTACATTCATCGAGCATGAATTTGAGGCGGATACCTTCATTAACGAGCTGGACCTTAGCGATTGGAACCTTCAGTCCAGCGAACAAGGTGAGCGCAATGAGAAGAATCCGTACGAGTATTATTTCAGAATCTACGATAAGAAATAA
- a CDS encoding sensor histidine kinase: MSLRLYKIFTIFVPVVIIGGFEYIRHEFLLNYLTMEAGNFSITVITLLLSYLFASWMFQSIERSNEKLTMGEARRAVYEERERLARELHDDLAQTLFFLNVKLKQGDLEEAKAAVSEIDNSLRQAIFNLRTPPEEGTSLEQRIHKFLKDWHLVTGIELQEELTLEADSFTSSEEVQLFGIIQEAFTNIRKHSMATEASIILEATSSAWQLCISDNGCGLQSHAEKRKKYGIELMQKRAAELEATFEFQQNDDSNGAATGTSLLVKGERTPL, translated from the coding sequence GTGTCGCTTCGTCTTTATAAAATATTTACGATATTCGTGCCCGTCGTCATCATTGGCGGTTTTGAATATATTCGTCATGAATTTTTACTCAACTATTTAACGATGGAAGCCGGAAATTTCTCCATAACGGTAATCACGTTGCTGCTTTCCTATCTGTTTGCATCCTGGATGTTCCAGAGTATCGAGCGAAGCAATGAGAAATTAACGATGGGGGAAGCTCGCAGAGCCGTCTATGAAGAACGCGAACGGCTGGCGAGAGAGCTGCATGATGACTTGGCTCAGACGCTTTTTTTCCTCAATGTGAAGCTGAAACAAGGTGATCTGGAGGAAGCCAAGGCTGCCGTTTCTGAAATTGATAATTCGCTTAGGCAGGCTATCTTCAACTTGCGGACGCCGCCGGAGGAAGGGACCAGCTTGGAGCAGCGCATCCACAAATTCCTCAAGGATTGGCATCTTGTGACTGGCATTGAACTTCAAGAGGAGCTCACATTGGAAGCGGACAGCTTCACATCTAGCGAAGAAGTTCAGCTTTTTGGCATTATTCAAGAAGCATTTACGAATATTCGCAAGCATTCGATGGCTACAGAAGCTTCAATTATATTAGAAGCAACGTCATCTGCCTGGCAGCTGTGCATCTCTGACAATGGGTGCGGTTTGCAATCACACGCGGAAAAGCGCAAAAAATACGGCATTGAATTAATGCAAAAAAGAGCGGCTGAGCTGGAGGCCACCTTCGAGTTCCAACAGAATGATGATTCGAATGGGGCGGCAACTGGCACGTCGCTGCTTGTTAAGGGAGAGAGGACGCCATTATGA
- a CDS encoding DUF421 domain-containing protein: MDMSLYITIAVKLVVALIGLLIMTRLLGKKEISQLTAFDFVSSLMLSELVGNTIYDPEVHLSHLLFALVVWTLLALGLEKFIAWMPWLSRYAAGTPDLVIKDGVIDFKAMKRNNLDFAQLGMLLRENNVFSLREVAYALFETNGSISVLRQKDPDSMSGDAKNQQTKVCLPESIIENGHINEDALKRLGRDSEWLNQLLQLSSINRHEEVLYAEWSDSNGLFYQLK, translated from the coding sequence ATGGATATGAGTCTGTATATCACGATAGCGGTAAAGCTTGTAGTCGCTTTGATCGGATTGTTAATTATGACCCGGCTTCTAGGGAAAAAAGAGATTTCACAGCTCACCGCCTTCGATTTCGTTTCCTCCTTAATGCTTAGTGAATTGGTGGGAAATACCATTTATGATCCGGAAGTGCATCTTAGCCACCTGCTATTCGCTCTGGTAGTCTGGACGCTGCTTGCTTTGGGCTTAGAGAAATTCATTGCTTGGATGCCTTGGCTTTCCCGCTATGCAGCAGGGACGCCGGATCTGGTCATCAAGGATGGTGTGATTGATTTCAAGGCTATGAAACGCAATAACCTTGATTTTGCCCAATTAGGCATGCTGCTGCGGGAAAATAATGTGTTTTCGCTGCGGGAAGTCGCCTACGCGCTGTTCGAAACGAACGGGAGCATCAGCGTGCTCCGCCAAAAAGACCCCGACAGCATGAGCGGGGACGCCAAAAACCAGCAGACAAAGGTTTGTCTGCCGGAAAGTATAATTGAGAATGGCCATATCAATGAAGATGCTCTCAAGCGACTGGGCCGTGATTCAGAGTGGCTGAACCAGCTTCTGCAGCTAAGCAGCATCAACCGTCATGAAGAGGTGCTGTATGCCGAATGGTCCGATTCGAATGGCCTGTTTTATCAGCTCAAATAG
- a CDS encoding DNA alkylation repair protein, with protein sequence MTYEEVMEHLAELGSEQTKKTFLRHGAQEPLYGVKVGDLKKLVKYVKKDRELALALYDSGNSDAMYLAGLSIDPKSMTKEELKHWAKQANWYMLTEYTVAGVAAESSSAPQLAREWLQSSDELLATCGWSTYANYVSITPDEKLDLPEITALLAQVGRTIHSERNRVRYTMNSFVITVGTYCQPLIEQAREAAAQIGKVSVDVGQTACKVPLASEYINKVESTGRLGTKKKTCIC encoded by the coding sequence ATGACCTACGAAGAAGTGATGGAACATTTGGCCGAGCTAGGCAGCGAACAGACGAAGAAGACGTTTCTTAGGCACGGCGCGCAGGAACCTCTATATGGCGTAAAAGTCGGGGATCTGAAGAAGCTGGTCAAATATGTGAAGAAAGATCGTGAGCTGGCGCTTGCCCTCTACGATTCAGGAAACTCAGACGCGATGTACTTGGCGGGGCTTTCGATCGACCCCAAATCGATGACCAAGGAAGAGCTTAAGCATTGGGCCAAGCAAGCAAACTGGTATATGCTTACGGAATATACGGTTGCCGGTGTTGCCGCAGAAAGCAGCAGTGCGCCCCAATTGGCTCGCGAGTGGCTGCAATCATCGGATGAATTGCTTGCAACCTGCGGTTGGAGCACGTACGCGAACTATGTTAGCATTACGCCGGATGAGAAGCTTGATCTCCCTGAAATCACGGCGCTCTTAGCACAGGTGGGAAGAACGATTCATTCCGAAAGAAATCGGGTAAGGTACACGATGAACAGCTTTGTCATCACGGTGGGAACGTACTGTCAACCGCTCATTGAACAGGCCAGGGAGGCAGCTGCTCAGATCGGTAAGGTAAGCGTAGATGTTGGACAAACCGCCTGTAAAGTGCCACTAGCCAGCGAGTATATAAATAAAGTTGAATCCACGGGCCGACTAGGAACGAAGAAGAAAACGTGTATTTGTTAA
- the phnC gene encoding phosphonate ABC transporter ATP-binding protein: protein MIEFKHLSKVYPNGTIGLDDINLTIHPGEFVVIVGLSGAGKSTLLRSINRLHETTGGEILIDGRSITKANGAGLRRMRRDIGMIFQTFNLVKRSTVIRNVLSGRVGYHSTLRTIFGLFPKADIELSLKALERVNIREKAYSRADELSGGQQQRVSIARALAQEAKIILADEPVASLDPLTTRQVMDDLKRINKDLGITTVVNLHFIDLAREYATRIIGLRAGKVVYDGPVSEATDDVFSEIYGRAIKKDELLGVQEG, encoded by the coding sequence ATGATTGAGTTTAAACATCTATCCAAGGTCTATCCTAACGGAACGATTGGATTGGACGACATTAACCTGACGATTCATCCAGGAGAATTCGTTGTTATTGTTGGTTTATCAGGAGCGGGTAAATCTACCCTATTACGTTCAATTAATCGATTGCATGAAACAACAGGCGGCGAAATATTGATCGATGGCAGATCTATTACGAAGGCGAACGGTGCTGGATTGCGTCGAATGCGCAGAGACATCGGCATGATTTTCCAAACCTTCAATCTCGTTAAGCGCTCAACAGTTATTCGCAACGTCCTTTCCGGCCGCGTTGGTTATCATTCCACGCTGCGTACGATATTCGGGTTGTTTCCTAAAGCAGATATCGAACTTTCCCTGAAAGCACTGGAACGTGTCAATATTCGGGAGAAAGCTTATTCACGCGCCGATGAATTGTCCGGCGGTCAACAACAGCGTGTGTCAATCGCCCGGGCTTTGGCACAAGAGGCCAAAATCATTTTGGCGGATGAGCCTGTAGCTTCATTGGATCCTTTGACGACGAGACAAGTTATGGATGACTTGAAACGGATCAACAAGGATCTCGGCATCACAACGGTCGTTAATCTGCACTTTATCGATCTGGCTCGCGAATATGCCACACGGATTATTGGTCTGCGTGCCGGTAAAGTCGTATATGACGGACCGGTTTCGGAAGCGACAGACGATGTCTTCTCCGAGATTTATGGCCGCGCCATTAAGAAAGACGAGCTGTTGGGGGTGCAGGAGGGATGA
- a CDS encoding HoxN/HupN/NixA family nickel/cobalt transporter, which translates to MWKSLMQEKKSWAGYVVFIALLHIIGLIGLYSVAKTSPAFWGIGLLAYTLGMRHAFDVDHIAAIDNTVRKLVQQKRNPLGVGFYFSLGHSSVVFIMAIVTAFSVQWAARELPWLQRFGGVIGASVSGLFLVLIGILNLLILISLYKMFLKFRGSPADDKEFEELLESRGFITRMIKPLFSFIGKSWHVYPLGFLFGLGFDTASEIALLAISAHAAQDAIPFIGVISLPLLFAAGMSLFDTADGMFMTKAYKWAFHTPVRKLYYNLTVTALAVVAALIIGVIELGQVLSEEFGMEGTFWTWLQDIDFGTLGYILVALFIVAWIISVAVWKGMKIEERWRAKV; encoded by the coding sequence ATGTGGAAATCACTCATGCAGGAGAAGAAAAGCTGGGCTGGCTATGTGGTCTTTATCGCACTCCTACATATAATAGGGCTAATTGGTTTATACAGCGTAGCGAAGACATCGCCTGCTTTTTGGGGGATCGGTTTGCTTGCGTATACCTTAGGCATGCGGCACGCTTTTGACGTAGATCACATTGCAGCCATTGACAACACCGTGCGTAAACTTGTTCAGCAGAAACGCAACCCACTGGGAGTAGGCTTTTATTTCTCGCTGGGCCATTCGTCGGTTGTGTTCATCATGGCGATCGTAACGGCATTCTCTGTGCAGTGGGCAGCACGGGAGCTTCCTTGGCTGCAGCGTTTCGGAGGCGTGATTGGAGCTTCGGTTTCCGGTCTGTTCCTTGTCCTCATCGGTATTCTAAATTTATTAATTCTGATCAGTTTGTATAAAATGTTCCTCAAATTTCGCGGCAGTCCGGCTGACGACAAGGAATTCGAAGAGCTTTTGGAGTCCCGGGGCTTCATTACCCGCATGATTAAACCGCTCTTTTCCTTCATCGGCAAAAGCTGGCATGTTTACCCGCTAGGCTTTCTCTTCGGATTAGGTTTCGATACCGCCAGTGAAATTGCCCTGCTCGCGATCTCAGCTCATGCGGCGCAAGACGCCATCCCATTCATTGGCGTTATCTCGCTGCCGCTCTTGTTCGCTGCGGGCATGAGCCTCTTCGATACAGCGGACGGCATGTTCATGACCAAAGCCTACAAGTGGGCGTTCCACACACCTGTACGCAAGCTGTATTACAATTTAACAGTGACAGCCTTGGCGGTTGTTGCTGCATTGATTATTGGTGTCATTGAGCTTGGACAGGTTCTTTCCGAAGAGTTTGGTATGGAAGGGACTTTCTGGACCTGGCTGCAGGATATTGATTTCGGTACGCTGGGTTATATCCTGGTTGCTTTGTTCATCGTGGCGTGGATTATCTCTGTTGCAGTGTGGAAAGGAATGAAGATTGAAGAACGGTGGCGTGCCAAAGTATGA
- the phnE gene encoding phosphonate ABC transporter, permease protein PhnE encodes MSVTSVKKSATVKKPPRTKFYLIILIMVLFLIGSIYQTDATLSKLVSGTPEILKFIGEMFPPDWLFFADIWKPMAQTIQMSIIGTAIGALFAYPMALLAARNVTTSPWLYYPARFILNLARTIPDLLYAALFAVLVGFSATAGTLALIFFTFGILSKLSYESTEAIDPGPLEAMTAVGANKLKLIRFGVIPQVAPTYLAHLLYTFEVSIRASAILGLVGAGGIGLLLKNTLDLFRYDQSCAIVIYTLIVVVIIDLVSTRFRAYLLKGSAKPMSESRARTYKTIGWIALIGLIVWSVTGLELTGFQPTTWILTKAMISGLFHPDWAYVYIPEGEDLLRSLLETLSISYLGNFVSAFVCLPFAFWAAANMSRFRAVSGTGKFFLSVVRTIPEIIMALIFIKAVGPNAYAGVMALGLHSVGMLGKLYAEAIENMDMGPSEAMTAVGANIWQRMAYAVIPQVIPDFISYTLYRFEINVRSATLLGVIGAGGIGTPLIFALNARQWPRVGIILIGIIVTVSIIDYISGSLRKRIV; translated from the coding sequence ATGAGTGTAACGTCCGTCAAGAAATCAGCGACCGTTAAGAAACCTCCTCGTACCAAGTTTTATCTCATTATCCTCATCATGGTTCTTTTCTTGATTGGGAGTATTTATCAAACGGATGCTACACTGAGCAAGCTCGTATCAGGTACACCGGAAATTCTCAAGTTCATTGGAGAAATGTTCCCGCCAGACTGGCTGTTTTTCGCTGATATCTGGAAACCGATGGCGCAAACGATTCAAATGTCGATCATCGGAACAGCGATTGGTGCCTTGTTTGCCTATCCGATGGCTTTGCTGGCTGCCCGCAATGTGACGACTTCACCCTGGTTGTATTACCCAGCCCGATTCATCTTGAATTTGGCCCGTACGATTCCAGATTTGTTATACGCGGCTTTGTTCGCGGTACTGGTAGGCTTTAGTGCAACGGCTGGTACACTGGCCTTGATCTTCTTCACATTCGGGATCTTGTCCAAATTGTCTTATGAATCAACGGAAGCAATTGACCCAGGACCTCTTGAGGCTATGACCGCTGTTGGCGCGAATAAACTCAAGCTGATTCGATTTGGGGTTATTCCACAAGTCGCGCCAACATATCTCGCCCACTTATTGTACACCTTTGAAGTCAGTATTCGTGCTTCAGCCATTCTAGGCTTGGTAGGTGCCGGCGGGATCGGCTTGCTGCTTAAAAATACGTTGGATCTATTCCGCTACGATCAATCCTGTGCGATTGTTATTTATACCTTAATCGTTGTCGTTATTATCGACCTGGTTAGTACGCGTTTCCGTGCATATTTGCTAAAAGGAAGCGCAAAGCCGATGTCCGAGTCACGTGCTCGCACGTACAAAACGATCGGATGGATTGCGCTTATCGGCCTGATCGTCTGGTCCGTAACAGGACTTGAACTGACGGGCTTCCAACCGACAACTTGGATCTTGACGAAAGCGATGATCAGCGGATTATTTCATCCTGATTGGGCTTATGTGTACATCCCGGAAGGTGAGGATTTACTGCGCTCCTTGCTTGAAACGCTATCGATCTCGTATCTGGGCAACTTTGTTTCAGCCTTCGTCTGCTTGCCGTTCGCCTTCTGGGCAGCCGCGAATATGAGTCGTTTCCGTGCGGTATCAGGAACAGGGAAATTCTTCTTGAGCGTAGTTCGTACCATTCCAGAAATTATTATGGCTCTGATCTTCATTAAAGCTGTTGGACCTAATGCTTACGCTGGGGTTATGGCCTTGGGGCTCCACTCCGTGGGGATGCTAGGCAAGCTGTATGCAGAGGCTATCGAGAATATGGACATGGGGCCTTCCGAGGCGATGACCGCCGTTGGGGCCAACATCTGGCAGCGAATGGCGTATGCGGTTATCCCACAGGTCATTCCTGATTTCATCTCGTATACGTTGTATCGTTTCGAGATTAACGTCCGGTCAGCTACTTTGCTCGGTGTTATCGGTGCCGGCGGTATCGGTACGCCGCTGATCTTTGCCCTGAATGCACGGCAGTGGCCGCGTGTAGGGATTATTCTGATCGGTATTATTGTTACCGTATCGATTATTGATTACATTTCGGGCTCACTTCGCAAGCGAATTGTGTGA
- a CDS encoding thymidylate synthase produces MKAYQELLQDILANGTQKEDRTGTGTISVFGRQMRFDLSEGFPLVTTKRVPFRLIASEILWFIKGDTNIRYLLQHNNHIWNEWAFKKWVESADYKGPDMSNFGLRSQQDEAFNLQYEDQMAEFVQRVLGDDQFAQQYGELGDVYGKQWRDWTTTQGGTIDQLKDVIHMIKTNPDSRRLIVSAWNPEDVPTMALPPCHTLFQFYVADGKLSCQLYQRSADTFLGIPFNIAGYALLTHLIAQECGLEVGEFVHTIGDAHIYTNHLDQIQTLLSREPRELPTLKLNKDVASVFDFDVSDIEMVGYNPHPTIKAPVAV; encoded by the coding sequence TTGAAAGCTTATCAGGAGTTATTGCAAGATATTCTTGCCAATGGGACCCAGAAAGAAGACCGCACAGGGACGGGCACCATTTCGGTATTTGGCCGCCAGATGCGCTTCGACTTATCCGAGGGGTTTCCGCTGGTTACGACCAAAAGAGTGCCTTTTCGCTTAATCGCCAGTGAGATCCTCTGGTTTATTAAAGGGGATACGAACATTCGGTATTTATTGCAGCACAACAACCATATTTGGAATGAGTGGGCTTTCAAAAAGTGGGTGGAAAGTGCTGATTATAAGGGGCCGGATATGAGCAATTTCGGGCTGCGCTCTCAGCAGGATGAAGCTTTTAATCTCCAGTACGAAGATCAAATGGCTGAGTTTGTGCAGAGGGTGCTGGGGGACGATCAGTTTGCTCAGCAGTACGGAGAGCTGGGTGATGTGTATGGCAAGCAGTGGCGGGACTGGACAACCACACAGGGGGGCACGATCGATCAGTTGAAAGACGTGATTCACATGATCAAAACGAACCCTGATTCGCGCCGCCTCATCGTCTCGGCCTGGAATCCGGAGGATGTGCCGACCATGGCGCTTCCACCTTGTCACACGTTGTTTCAGTTCTATGTAGCGGACGGCAAACTTAGCTGCCAATTGTACCAACGCAGTGCAGACACGTTCCTCGGTATCCCATTTAACATAGCTGGATATGCCCTGTTGACGCACCTGATCGCGCAAGAATGCGGCCTTGAGGTTGGCGAGTTCGTGCACACGATTGGCGATGCCCATATCTACACGAACCATTTGGATCAAATTCAAACTTTGCTAAGCCGTGAACCGCGGGAGTTGCCGACACTTAAGCTTAATAAGGATGTCGCATCGGTATTTGATTTTGACGTTAGTGATATTGAAATGGTCGGTTACAATCCGCATCCTACGATTAAGGCTCCTGTAGCTGTGTAA
- a CDS encoding MFS transporter: MSSTMYPRRWGILQIINMGTLISTLDVGIVNVILPNMAQQYDITLAQIQWVATAYLLTMVALLPFLGKISDKWDRRHIYSFGFLIFSVGSMCIALSDSFSGLLISRCLQGVGATMIMANSQALVRQVFPDHERGRALGMNAIVIAAGTMGGPALGGILLEWVSWPWLFWINVPIGLVAFVLGLRWFPRAKNKGVATSFDLLGSFLLAGSLCLLMLAAEGSKEHGFTLSILAEAAGGVLALIVLIWYERRLPDGILDHELFRNRTVFIGNMSSFLMNLAQTATLIPIAFYLQSVLGFSAWKTGILMILQPLMMGIVAPYAGRIRDLYGAQFLIKSGAALGAVSMLVVACFPSVSQLAIGLQLALFGIGMGLFHATMNAEIMSAAPETKLSLAGSLLAMVRYMGQIAGIGLATLMVGRMGLDGGDSGEISLLMRVLFGICCMSCLVVVGMVRTLSLNRPSSIESLTQSK, encoded by the coding sequence ATGTCATCCACCATGTATCCCAGAAGATGGGGCATTCTGCAAATTATTAATATGGGTACGCTTATTTCTACACTGGATGTTGGGATTGTCAACGTCATCCTGCCTAATATGGCGCAGCAATATGACATTACACTGGCGCAAATTCAATGGGTGGCGACGGCTTATCTGCTCACGATGGTTGCATTGCTTCCTTTTTTGGGCAAGATATCGGATAAATGGGATCGCAGGCACATCTATAGCTTCGGATTTCTCATTTTCAGCGTTGGCTCGATGTGCATCGCCTTATCTGACAGTTTCTCAGGTTTATTGATCTCGCGCTGTCTGCAAGGAGTCGGGGCGACGATGATTATGGCGAATAGCCAAGCCTTGGTCCGTCAAGTATTTCCCGATCACGAGCGTGGACGGGCACTTGGCATGAATGCCATTGTCATCGCAGCCGGAACTATGGGGGGGCCTGCACTGGGCGGCATCCTGCTGGAATGGGTCAGTTGGCCATGGCTGTTTTGGATTAATGTGCCCATAGGATTGGTTGCCTTTGTCCTTGGACTTCGTTGGTTCCCCCGAGCTAAGAACAAGGGAGTGGCAACTTCATTCGATTTGCTGGGTTCGTTCTTGCTCGCTGGCTCCTTGTGTCTCTTGATGCTTGCCGCTGAAGGGAGTAAGGAGCATGGTTTCACGCTGTCTATTCTGGCTGAAGCTGCAGGAGGAGTTCTTGCGTTAATTGTTCTCATTTGGTATGAACGGCGACTGCCAGATGGCATATTGGATCATGAATTATTCCGTAATCGCACTGTTTTTATAGGAAATATGAGTTCGTTTCTGATGAATTTGGCACAGACAGCCACGTTGATTCCAATCGCTTTTTACTTGCAGAGCGTACTCGGTTTCTCGGCGTGGAAGACGGGCATTCTGATGATTCTGCAACCGCTGATGATGGGGATTGTTGCCCCGTATGCAGGTAGAATCCGAGATTTGTATGGGGCACAATTTCTGATAAAATCAGGAGCTGCGCTAGGGGCTGTCTCTATGCTGGTTGTCGCGTGTTTCCCTAGTGTAAGCCAATTGGCTATTGGATTGCAGCTTGCTTTATTCGGTATCGGGATGGGCTTGTTCCACGCTACGATGAATGCAGAAATCATGAGCGCTGCGCCAGAGACGAAACTGAGCTTGGCAGGAAGCTTGCTGGCCATGGTGCGCTATATGGGACAAATCGCCGGAATCGGCTTGGCTACCCTTATGGTTGGCCGTATGGGATTGGACGGGGGAGACAGCGGGGAAATCAGCTTGCTGATGCGGGTACTCTTTGGCATTTGCTGCATGAGCTGCCTGGTTGTTGTCGGGATGGTGCGAACACTCTCCTTGAATAGACCTAGTTCAATCGAAAGTTTAACGCAGAGCAAATAA
- the queF gene encoding preQ(1) synthase, giving the protein MSAGRSNEDLKEITLLGNQGTQYVFSYNPAVLEAFDNKHPNRDYFVKFNFPEFTSLCPVTGQPDFATLYISYIPNIKMVESKSLKLYLFSFRNHGDFHEDCVNIIMNDLIDLMAPRYIEVWGKFTPRGGISIDPYCNWGQPGTKFEGMAEHRLMNHDLYPEKIDNR; this is encoded by the coding sequence ATGTCAGCAGGAAGAAGCAATGAAGATTTGAAAGAGATTACCCTATTAGGCAATCAGGGCACGCAATATGTGTTCAGTTACAATCCAGCTGTGCTGGAAGCTTTTGATAACAAGCACCCTAACCGCGATTACTTCGTCAAATTTAATTTCCCGGAATTCACCAGCCTTTGCCCTGTGACAGGTCAGCCGGATTTTGCCACCCTCTACATTTCCTATATTCCCAATATTAAAATGGTAGAGAGTAAATCGCTCAAGCTGTATCTATTCAGCTTCCGCAATCATGGTGATTTCCATGAAGACTGTGTCAATATCATTATGAATGATTTGATTGATCTCATGGCGCCTCGGTACATCGAAGTTTGGGGTAAATTTACGCCGCGCGGCGGCATTTCCATCGATCCCTATTGCAACTGGGGACAGCCTGGAACCAAATTCGAAGGCATGGCTGAGCATCGCTTGATGAACCATGATCTTTATCCAGAGAAGATTGATAATCGTTAA
- a CDS encoding YcnI family copper-binding membrane protein encodes MFKKIMLHTGLLLVGSMLLAGIASAHVVVYPKEATQGSYEKFTVRVPSEKDSPTLKVEVKFPLDSVAISRFEPKAGWTYEIAKDTAGKITGVTWKATGDGLSSTEFGDFSMQGKVADAATQIVWKAYQTYKDGSVVEWVGADGSDKPASVTTVKTKAAAGSTTDSHGQVIAGAAAAGSSSSSSNTALYLSIAAVVLGALSLIVSATKKRK; translated from the coding sequence ATGTTCAAAAAAATTATGCTTCATACAGGTCTTCTGCTTGTAGGTTCCATGCTGCTTGCTGGAATCGCGAGCGCCCACGTTGTCGTTTATCCTAAGGAAGCCACACAAGGCAGCTACGAGAAATTCACGGTTCGTGTACCGTCGGAGAAAGACAGCCCTACCTTGAAGGTAGAAGTTAAATTCCCTCTTGATTCCGTAGCCATTTCACGTTTCGAGCCTAAGGCTGGGTGGACTTATGAGATCGCCAAAGATACGGCTGGCAAAATTACCGGGGTTACCTGGAAAGCAACCGGAGACGGACTCTCGAGCACGGAATTCGGTGACTTCAGCATGCAGGGCAAAGTTGCCGACGCTGCGACTCAAATTGTTTGGAAAGCTTACCAGACTTACAAAGACGGCAGTGTCGTTGAGTGGGTAGGTGCCGATGGCTCGGACAAACCTGCCTCCGTCACAACAGTGAAAACCAAAGCGGCGGCAGGTTCTACGACAGACAGCCACGGTCAAGTGATTGCCGGAGCGGCAGCTGCAGGAAGCAGCTCATCCAGCTCTAACACTGCCTTATACTTGTCCATCGCAGCCGTAGTGCTGGGCGCATTATCGCTTATCGTATCCGCAACTAAGAAACGCAAATAA
- a CDS encoding response regulator encodes MIQNHQPFRVLIVDDHPLARKAIRSMLEPVSDFYIVGEASSGEEAILLCGEVAPEVVLMDIHMSPMDGLEATRRIKQVYGAIRIIMLTVSDDVADLFTALQFGAQGYLLKNMDPDEWLTYLRALLDDNSEVARGMADKLFQRFRAPVSALTEGPTPSMLTSREQEITTYVAQGDNNRQIAEKLLISEHTVKNHMKNILVKLGLDNRVQLTGFAIKHGMTRKGQN; translated from the coding sequence ATGATACAGAACCATCAACCGTTCCGTGTGCTCATTGTCGATGACCATCCTTTGGCCAGGAAGGCGATTCGCAGTATGCTGGAGCCTGTCTCGGACTTCTACATTGTCGGTGAAGCCAGCAGCGGGGAAGAAGCTATTCTGCTGTGCGGGGAAGTCGCCCCGGAGGTCGTGCTTATGGATATCCATATGTCTCCGATGGATGGTTTGGAAGCCACTCGCCGCATTAAGCAAGTATATGGCGCTATTCGTATCATCATGCTCACAGTGTCTGATGATGTGGCGGATCTTTTTACGGCGCTGCAATTCGGAGCTCAAGGCTACCTGCTCAAAAATATGGATCCCGACGAGTGGTTAACCTATCTCCGTGCCCTGCTCGACGATAATTCGGAGGTCGCTCGCGGCATGGCGGACAAGCTGTTCCAACGCTTCCGCGCTCCGGTCAGTGCGCTGACCGAAGGCCCCACACCCAGCATGTTAACTTCACGTGAACAAGAAATTACGACTTACGTCGCACAGGGCGATAACAATCGGCAAATCGCGGAGAAGCTTCTGATCTCGGAACATACCGTCAAAAATCACATGAAAAATATCCTCGTGAAACTGGGACTAGACAATCGCGTTCAGCTCACCGGCTTCGCCATCAAACACGGAATGACACGAAAAGGACAAAACTAG